A window of Spartinivicinus poritis contains these coding sequences:
- a CDS encoding cyclase family protein: protein MPKRFIDLSICIENEVKSDPIPFNPKVTYMDHQSTFSQMAPFFPGLKQQDLPDGEAWAIEKVELITHNGTHLDAPYHFHSTMNKGERAITIDEVPLEWCFQKGVKLDFRYFDDGYVVTADDVKKELTRINYTIEPLDIVVVNTRAGSRYGHDDYIHSGCGMGLEATLFLLEQGVRLTGTDAWSWDAPFSHTAKKYAETKDPAIIWEGHKAGKDIGYCHLEKLHSLESLPSHGFTISCFPVKIKGASAGWTRAVAIFDE, encoded by the coding sequence ATGCCAAAACGATTTATCGATCTTTCAATTTGTATTGAAAATGAGGTGAAGTCGGACCCGATTCCTTTTAACCCAAAAGTGACCTATATGGATCACCAGTCCACTTTTAGCCAAATGGCACCATTTTTTCCAGGTTTAAAACAGCAAGACTTACCTGATGGAGAGGCATGGGCAATTGAAAAAGTAGAACTCATTACCCACAATGGCACTCATCTTGATGCCCCCTATCACTTTCACTCCACTATGAATAAAGGAGAAAGAGCTATTACTATTGATGAAGTACCATTAGAGTGGTGCTTCCAAAAAGGCGTTAAGCTAGATTTTCGATATTTCGATGATGGCTATGTCGTGACTGCCGATGACGTCAAAAAAGAATTAACAAGAATCAATTATACCATCGAGCCACTGGATATTGTTGTAGTCAACACTCGCGCAGGCAGTCGCTATGGTCATGATGATTATATTCACTCAGGTTGTGGCATGGGGCTAGAAGCCACCCTGTTTTTACTTGAACAAGGTGTACGGCTAACTGGCACTGATGCCTGGAGCTGGGACGCACCTTTTTCACATACAGCAAAAAAATATGCAGAAACAAAGGATCCAGCTATTATTTGGGAAGGCCATAAAGCAGGCAAAGATATTGGTTATTGTCACCTAGAAAAGCTACACAGCTTAGAGTCACTACCTAGCCATGGCTTTACTATTTCATGCTTCCCAGTAAAAATTAAAGGGGCTTCTGCTGGATGGACCAGAGCAGTAGCCATATTTGATGAATAA
- a CDS encoding homoserine kinase, whose protein sequence is MSVYTHLTFDEIAQLLTKYDIGTLKHFEGIAAGVENTNYFIDVVAADGQTTRYVLTLFEFLPVEIIPFFTALTDHLATHQLPVPLAIRDLQGESLHWLKSKPCLIQRCLTGKQVDTPTSSHCAAVGEMLGKMHQAGLQTSISQTNQRGLNWLVEQADRLQSLVSAENAALLKQQADFYTVFFQQHSHLPQGIIHGDLFHDNVLFTGTNISGVIDFYNACTDYLLYDLAVTANDWCRLPGQTLDPQKVKALVDGYNQIRPFNEDAKNAWPIMLQFAAFRFWVSRIITFEHPEEHLPQNEDAVVKPKDPNEFKQLMLHHKNNSSLYSL, encoded by the coding sequence ATGTCGGTTTATACCCATTTAACCTTTGATGAGATAGCACAACTATTAACCAAGTATGATATCGGCACCCTCAAGCACTTTGAGGGTATAGCTGCTGGGGTAGAAAACACCAACTACTTTATTGATGTAGTGGCAGCTGATGGCCAAACCACTCGATACGTACTCACTTTGTTTGAGTTTTTACCCGTTGAGATCATTCCCTTCTTCACCGCCCTTACCGACCACTTGGCAACCCACCAGTTGCCGGTACCCTTGGCGATCAGAGACCTGCAAGGGGAGTCACTACACTGGTTAAAAAGCAAACCTTGTTTAATCCAACGTTGCCTGACAGGTAAACAAGTTGATACACCCACTAGTAGCCATTGCGCTGCTGTGGGTGAAATGCTGGGCAAAATGCATCAAGCAGGATTACAAACAAGTATCAGCCAAACCAATCAGCGCGGATTGAACTGGTTGGTAGAGCAAGCCGATAGACTGCAAAGCTTAGTGTCTGCCGAAAATGCAGCTCTACTAAAGCAGCAAGCAGACTTTTATACGGTTTTTTTTCAGCAACATAGCCACTTGCCTCAAGGGATCATTCACGGTGACCTATTCCATGATAATGTACTATTCACAGGTACTAATATTAGTGGCGTCATCGACTTTTATAATGCCTGCACCGACTATTTACTATACGATTTAGCTGTTACAGCAAACGACTGGTGTCGACTGCCAGGGCAAACTCTTGATCCTCAAAAGGTAAAGGCATTAGTTGATGGGTATAACCAAATAAGACCTTTTAATGAAGATGCTAAAAACGCCTGGCCAATAATGTTACAGTTTGCAGCCTTTCGTTTTTGGGTTTCTCGTATCATTACTTTTGAACATCCAGAGGAGCATTTACCTCAAAACGAAGATGCTGTAGTTAAACCCAAAGACCCGAATGAGTTTAAACAACTAATGCTACATCATAAAAATAATTCCAGTCTGTATTCACTGTAA
- a CDS encoding DUF2782 domain-containing protein: protein MKQLICSTALITVLFGGWQAAYAEDVITEDPAVVIKESKKGKGVTVETYRLKNGFVYAYKVTPKGGKPYFLVAADNEGNFIRTDKHHQMLVPSWKIFEW, encoded by the coding sequence ATGAAACAGCTCATATGTTCAACGGCTCTAATCACTGTATTGTTTGGTGGCTGGCAGGCAGCTTATGCAGAAGATGTCATCACTGAAGACCCTGCAGTGGTAATTAAAGAGAGCAAAAAAGGTAAAGGTGTCACTGTTGAAACATATCGCCTAAAAAATGGTTTTGTATACGCCTATAAGGTTACTCCAAAAGGTGGCAAACCTTATTTTCTGGTAGCAGCAGATAATGAGGGCAACTTCATTCGAACTGACAAGCATCACCAAATGCTGGTTCCATCCTGGAAGATTTTTGAGTGGTAA